AAGACAGGATAAAATACCTTGCATCCAGAGATACAGAAAGAGGTGGCTTTGACAAGCTCCCTGAAGAAGCTATTGACATAATGAAAAAATTAGTTGATCAATTAAAATAAGGATTGGATTTCCAATCCTTATTTTTTTGCCTGAATCACTTGTAAAAACGCATCCACTACAACAGAATCAAACTGGGTTCCCTTATTACTCTCAAGTTCTAACACAGCTTGCTGTAAGCCCATGGCCTTCTTATACGGCCTCTCGTTTACCATAGCGTCAAAAGCATCAGCAACTGCGATTATCCTAGCGCCTATATCCACCTTCCCAGCTTTTACTGAATAATACCCTTTTCCATCCATCCTCTCATGGTGGTACTTTATCATCTTATCTATCCCGGCCTCTACAAATGCCGGAATATCTTTTATAAAGTCATAACCCTCTTTAGGATGCTGCTTTATAATCTGATATTCTTCGCTGGTAAGTTTACCCTGCTTGTTCAATATACTATCCTCGACTGCGATCTTACCTATATCGTGCAATAGTGCTGCAAAATATATATTTCTTACCCTGTTCTTACTAAAACCCAATTTCCTTGCTATTTCCCTTGAATATTTAGCAACATTTTGGGAATGTGCAGCAGTATACTTGTCCTTTGCATCTATTATCTTGATGAGGGCGATCATTCCTCTTGCCCACAGTTTAGTATAATCGGTACTCATCTTTTTCATAGAATCATATAGCTTGTTGAACTCACTTATGCTATAAATATTGCCTAGCCTATCCTTGCTAGAGATTGTCTCATCTATAGTCTCTTTAAACCTCTCGAAGGGCAGGTAAAAAAAATAGCTGCCCAAAAATGCAATAATCAGGGCTACTATCAGAATAACAACAGAAAAAACAAATGTATGCATATATCTGTTTTTAGCTTGTTGTATTATACTGTGCATAGGAAGATACACATGGATCATAATATTATATTTATCGAAGCCATATTGTTTATGGATATATGCATTCTCCCATTGCTTCAGGACACTGTCTCTGTCTGGAAGCAATACCTTATATCCCTTCCAGTCTATCCCATCATAATCAGAAAAGGAAGAACCGGAATACAGTATTTGCCCATCTTTATCTACTGCATCTACAACCATATTTCTTGATCTCAACAGTATATTATCAATCAGGGTCTCAACATCATTTATAATAAATATACTATAATCTTGTTGTTCAGGCCTGGATACTACTACCTGTTGCTTTAAATGATAATCGTAAACATACTGATAATCCTTTTCAGGCCCCACCTTTCTCCAGATACCTCGTACCCTATCTAACGCATCCTGTTTCCTATCAATGCTAGAATATATCTCATCACCAGCACTGTCATACAATATTACATCCTCACACCCCAATCTATCGGCACAATCTTTCACACATCTATCCAGATCAAGCATACCATATTGTATGTTCTTTTTTATAACATCTAATTCATACTGAACCTTTTCATCATAATACCTCAACTCATCCTCTACAGCTTGGCTGCTGATAACCAATTGCTC
This is a stretch of genomic DNA from Clostridia bacterium. It encodes these proteins:
- a CDS encoding HD domain-containing protein, which gives rise to MKSENVAFKVVVSVLCGILGLLINRFFSFNMYFGIDMLFGGIISIIPSLIYGPLYGLISAFIASFYTISLWGHPLGVFLFCFEAVFVGFFSSRKESNDGMLYSAIHFDLIYWLLVTAPIHALFYTYVIKAETLSILLIILKNTLNGAVNITIAEFITYGKPLRRFLKVGEGNYSARKYFLHIVVLCICICSIGVLFTNRTIFFYTIKENMDEQLVISSQAVEDELRYYDEKVQYELDVIKKNIQYGMLDLDRCVKDCADRLGCEDVILYDSAGDEIYSSIDRKQDALDRVRGIWRKVGPEKDYQYVYDYHLKQQVVVSRPEQQDYSIFIINDVETLIDNILLRSRNMVVDAVDKDGQILYSGSSFSDYDGIDWKGYKVLLPDRDSVLKQWENAYIHKQYGFDKYNIMIHVYLPMHSIIQQAKNRYMHTFVFSVVILIVALIIAFLGSYFFYLPFERFKETIDETISSKDRLGNIYSISEFNKLYDSMKKMSTDYTKLWARGMIALIKIIDAKDKYTAAHSQNVAKYSREIARKLGFSKNRVRNIYFAALLHDIGKIAVEDSILNKQGKLTSEEYQIIKQHPKEGYDFIKDIPAFVEAGIDKMIKYHHERMDGKGYYSVKAGKVDIGARIIAVADAFDAMVNERPYKKAMGLQQAVLELESNKGTQFDSVVVDAFLQVIQAKK